In the Campylobacter showae genome, one interval contains:
- a CDS encoding bifunctional aconitate hydratase 2/2-methylisocitrate dehydratase, with protein sequence MDFFTQYEKHVKEREALGVPPLPLNEEQTRKVCELLKLESVHEREYLGLLSGRVPPMEPGSEGEAIIAARLDENQKRIKRLVNLLANRVNPGVDDAAKVKAEFLNEIINHGLEISGLDKIAAVNLLRPMLGGYSVIVLLESLKNADEAVAQAACNVLKETIFVHDYFNDVAQLAKSNKFGLEVLRSWAEAEWFRARESLPRRIRAVIFKVAGETNTDDLSPASEAYTRSDIPLHANAMLVKRQPGSLEAIRELKKSGLEVVYAGDVVGTGSSRKSGINSIQWHLGREIEGVPNKKTGGIVIGTAIAPIFFNTAEDSGALPIVADVSALETGDVVDIYPYAGEMLRVGRVNLSAEGKFDAVQIYGDKNGGKFEYEADEANLDTAAKPEGEPVARFTLAPNTIFDEIRVGGRIPLIIGRSLCAKARAALNLGAEDIFARPAQPQTDESEGYTLAQKIVGKACGVQGIRAGQYCEPATLTVGSQDTTGPMTRDEIKELASLGFSADFVLQSFCHTAAYPKPSDLETQRTLPKFMSSRGGVSLRPGDGVIHSWLNRMVLPDTVGTGGDSHTRFPIGVSFPAGSGLVAFAAVSGAMPLNMPESVLVRFSGRLQKGVTLRDLVNAIPYYAIKRGLLTVEKKGKKNVFAGKILEIEGLEELKVEQAFELSDASAERSAAACAVNLSIESVAEYVRSNVALIEAMIEAGYESRASLERRAAKMREWLAAPSLLRADKNARYAEVIEINLDEITEPILACPNDPDDVATLSEVLADSSRPHKIDEVFVGSCMTNIGHYRALGEALRGLGTLPTRLWIAPPTKMDQVLLEKEGYYDIFRAVGARTEVPGCSLCMGNQARVNDGATVFSTSTRNFDNRMGMGARVYLGSAELAAVCAVLGRLPSISEYMSIVPQKLAGKEAQIYRYLNFNEIENFKI encoded by the coding sequence ATGGACTTTTTCACGCAGTACGAAAAGCACGTAAAAGAGCGCGAGGCCCTAGGCGTGCCGCCGCTACCGCTAAACGAGGAGCAGACCAGAAAAGTTTGCGAGCTTTTAAAGCTTGAAAGTGTGCACGAGAGGGAGTATCTAGGCTTACTTTCAGGACGCGTGCCACCGATGGAGCCGGGCAGCGAGGGCGAAGCGATTATCGCCGCAAGGTTAGATGAAAATCAAAAGAGGATAAAGCGGCTCGTAAATTTACTCGCAAATCGCGTAAATCCGGGCGTAGACGACGCGGCGAAGGTAAAGGCGGAGTTTTTAAACGAGATTATAAATCACGGGCTTGAGATAAGCGGCCTTGATAAAATCGCCGCCGTAAATTTGCTGCGGCCGATGCTTGGCGGATACAGCGTCATAGTGCTGCTTGAAAGCCTAAAAAACGCCGACGAGGCCGTAGCTCAGGCCGCCTGTAACGTGCTAAAAGAGACGATTTTCGTGCATGATTATTTTAACGACGTAGCGCAGCTTGCTAAAAGCAATAAATTTGGGCTAGAGGTCTTGCGCTCGTGGGCGGAAGCGGAGTGGTTTAGGGCGCGCGAGAGCCTGCCGCGACGCATTAGAGCGGTCATATTTAAGGTCGCCGGCGAAACCAACACCGACGATCTAAGTCCCGCTAGCGAGGCATACACGCGCTCAGACATCCCGCTGCATGCAAACGCGATGCTAGTTAAGCGTCAGCCGGGCAGCCTAGAAGCGATCCGCGAGCTTAAAAAAAGCGGGCTAGAAGTCGTCTACGCAGGCGACGTCGTGGGTACGGGCAGTAGCCGAAAAAGCGGCATAAACTCCATCCAGTGGCACCTCGGGCGCGAGATAGAGGGCGTGCCGAACAAAAAAACGGGCGGCATCGTGATAGGCACGGCGATCGCGCCGATATTTTTCAACACCGCCGAGGATAGCGGCGCACTGCCGATAGTAGCCGACGTAAGCGCGCTAGAAACGGGCGACGTCGTGGATATCTACCCGTATGCGGGCGAGATGTTGCGCGTCGGGCGGGTAAATTTGAGCGCCGAGGGTAAATTTGACGCGGTTCAAATTTACGGTGACAAAAACGGCGGCAAATTCGAGTACGAGGCGGACGAGGCAAATTTGGACACAGCTGCCAAGCCCGAAGGCGAGCCGGTCGCTCGTTTTACGCTTGCGCCAAACACCATATTTGACGAGATCAGAGTGGGCGGGCGTATACCGCTCATCATCGGCCGCTCGCTTTGCGCTAAGGCCAGAGCGGCGCTAAATTTAGGCGCGGAGGATATATTCGCAAGGCCCGCGCAGCCGCAAACGGACGAGAGCGAGGGATACACGCTAGCTCAAAAGATCGTGGGCAAGGCCTGCGGCGTGCAGGGTATCAGAGCCGGGCAATACTGCGAACCGGCGACTCTCACTGTAGGCTCGCAGGACACCACCGGACCGATGACGCGCGACGAGATCAAAGAGCTGGCTAGTCTTGGATTTTCAGCTGATTTCGTGTTACAGAGCTTTTGTCACACGGCGGCGTATCCAAAGCCTAGCGACCTCGAGACGCAAAGGACGCTGCCTAAATTTATGAGTTCGCGCGGCGGAGTGAGCCTAAGGCCGGGCGACGGCGTCATACACTCGTGGCTAAATCGCATGGTACTGCCAGATACCGTGGGCACGGGCGGCGACAGCCATACGCGGTTTCCTATTGGCGTGAGCTTTCCTGCGGGTAGCGGACTGGTAGCGTTTGCGGCGGTGTCTGGGGCTATGCCGCTAAATATGCCAGAGTCCGTGCTCGTGCGATTTAGCGGGCGGCTACAAAAGGGCGTGACGCTGCGCGATCTAGTAAATGCGATCCCCTACTACGCGATCAAGCGCGGGCTGCTCACCGTCGAAAAGAAGGGCAAGAAAAACGTATTTGCGGGTAAAATTTTAGAGATTGAAGGGCTGGAGGAGCTAAAAGTCGAGCAGGCCTTTGAGCTAAGCGACGCTTCTGCCGAGCGCTCTGCAGCGGCCTGCGCGGTAAATTTGAGTATCGAGAGCGTCGCCGAATACGTCCGCTCAAACGTCGCTCTCATCGAGGCCATGATAGAGGCGGGCTACGAAAGTAGGGCTAGCCTAGAGCGCCGTGCGGCGAAAATGCGCGAGTGGCTAGCGGCGCCTAGCTTGCTGCGAGCCGATAAAAACGCGCGCTACGCCGAGGTGATTGAGATAAATTTGGATGAGATAACAGAACCCATCCTAGCCTGCCCGAACGACCCCGACGACGTCGCGACTCTGAGCGAAGTGCTAGCCGATAGCTCGCGCCCGCATAAGATCGACGAGGTGTTTGTGGGTAGTTGTATGACCAATATCGGCCACTACCGCGCGCTAGGCGAGGCTCTGCGGGGGCTTGGGACGCTGCCCACTCGCCTTTGGATCGCGCCGCCAACAAAGATGGATCAGGTACTGCTAGAAAAGGAGGGCTACTACGATATCTTCCGCGCGGTGGGTGCTCGCACGGAGGTGCCTGGATGCTCGCTTTGCATGGGCAATCAAGCCCGCGTGAACGACGGCGCGACCGTGTTTTCAACCTCAACGAGAAATTTTGATAACCGAATGGGCATGGGCGCGCGCGTGTATCTAGGCAGCGCCGAGCTAGCGGCCGTTTGCGCCGTGCTAGGCAGGCTACCTAGCATCTCTGAATACATGAGCATAGTGCCCCAAAAGCTTGCGGGCAAAGAGGCACAGATCTATCGGTATCTAAATTTTAATGAGATAGAAAATTTTAAAATTTAG
- a CDS encoding sensor histidine kinase, whose translation MSERSAVIAKILSLYLITSALFLGYFFTNDYKMKKEALISNEVKNLKEIKMGIYMKARMDGLGAVKSFTAEKDVKACIVAKSGQILYGEAGCAKFDDAQSSTVVSDGKVTIFEALQNMDEGGADELATAKIALSGKNVTSELNLLRLRTALNLLIVLGVIMIIAFYLAKTALAPLHAKIAALNRFIKDSTHELNAPLSVILMSIETADKSSLSQRNLKRLNNIQIAAKTLSRTYEDLTYLSFGASRSAPKEELNLRDILNERLEFFAPFFAKRGLDLRLNLKDALINANGYELKRAVDNLLSNAVKYANQGGYVAVSLQDGELKISNSGEGLSKEQQDKIFERYTRFNEDQGGFGIGLNLVKRACENNAISVACESESGKETTFTLRWTH comes from the coding sequence ATGTCTGAGCGCTCCGCCGTTATAGCTAAAATCCTCTCGCTTTATCTCATCACTAGCGCCCTATTTTTGGGATATTTTTTTACGAACGACTATAAGATGAAAAAGGAAGCCCTCATCTCAAACGAGGTAAAAAATCTAAAAGAGATCAAGATGGGTATCTATATGAAAGCGCGTATGGACGGGCTTGGCGCAGTAAAAAGCTTTACCGCCGAAAAAGACGTCAAAGCCTGCATCGTAGCTAAAAGCGGTCAAATTTTATACGGCGAGGCGGGCTGCGCTAAATTTGACGACGCCCAGAGTAGCACGGTCGTATCAGACGGCAAGGTGACGATATTTGAGGCTTTGCAAAATATGGACGAAGGCGGCGCGGACGAGCTAGCCACGGCAAAGATCGCGCTAAGCGGTAAAAATGTCACGAGCGAGCTAAATTTGCTTCGACTGCGTACGGCGCTAAATTTGCTTATCGTTTTAGGCGTCATCATGATAATCGCCTTTTATCTAGCAAAGACCGCGCTAGCGCCGCTTCACGCCAAGATCGCCGCGCTAAATCGCTTTATCAAAGACTCTACTCACGAGTTAAACGCGCCCCTTAGCGTCATACTTATGAGCATCGAAACGGCAGATAAAAGTAGCCTAAGCCAGAGAAATTTAAAGCGCCTAAACAACATCCAAATCGCCGCCAAAACGCTAAGCCGTACCTATGAGGACCTAACGTATTTATCCTTTGGCGCCTCACGCTCCGCACCAAAAGAGGAGCTAAATTTGAGAGACATTTTAAATGAGCGACTCGAATTTTTTGCTCCGTTTTTTGCTAAACGGGGGCTTGATTTAAGGCTAAATTTAAAAGACGCTCTCATAAATGCAAACGGCTATGAGCTAAAACGCGCGGTAGATAACCTACTAAGCAACGCCGTAAAATACGCAAACCAAGGCGGCTACGTCGCGGTTAGTTTGCAAGACGGCGAGCTAAAAATCTCAAATAGCGGCGAGGGGTTAAGCAAAGAGCAGCAAGATAAAATTTTCGAGCGATACACGCGGTTTAACGAAGACCAAGGCGGCTTTGGCATAGGGCTAAATTTAGTTAAAAGAGCCTGCGAAAACAACGCTATATCCGTAGCCTGCGAGAGCGAATCCGGCAAAGAAACTACCTTTACGCTTAGGTGGACTCATTAA
- a CDS encoding response regulator transcription factor has translation MTQILLVEDDETLSELISEYLSEQGYDVTVRADAKAALDTAYERNFDILILDVKLPKGDGFSLLRELRRLGDDTPAIFTTSLNALQDLEIGYKSGCDDYLKKPYELKELLLRIQILIKRKFSHVNDEFIELNDGYKFYPSSKTLRQNGQIVNLSNKESELLALFLENKNALLSKETIFEKIWNYGEEPSELSLRVYVKNLRRILGKDAIINRRGDGYIYV, from the coding sequence ATGACGCAAATTTTGCTCGTAGAGGACGATGAGACGCTAAGCGAACTCATCAGCGAGTATCTGAGCGAACAAGGCTACGACGTGACCGTTCGCGCCGATGCTAAAGCAGCTCTAGATACCGCCTACGAGCGAAATTTTGATATCCTCATCCTCGACGTCAAGCTACCTAAAGGCGACGGTTTCTCCCTTTTGCGCGAACTTAGGCGGCTTGGCGACGACACGCCTGCGATCTTTACCACTTCGCTAAACGCGCTGCAAGACCTAGAAATCGGCTACAAAAGTGGCTGCGACGACTACCTAAAAAAGCCGTACGAGCTAAAAGAGCTTTTGCTTCGTATTCAAATTTTAATCAAGCGCAAATTTTCTCACGTAAATGACGAATTTATCGAGCTTAACGACGGATATAAATTTTATCCAAGCTCCAAAACGCTCCGGCAAAACGGACAAATCGTAAACCTCTCAAACAAAGAAAGCGAGCTTTTGGCGCTATTTTTGGAAAATAAAAACGCGCTGCTGAGCAAAGAGACGATATTTGAGAAAATTTGGAACTACGGCGAAGAGCCCAGCGAGCTGAGCCTGCGAGTTTACGTCAAAAACTTACGCCGCATTTTAGGCAAGGACGCGATCATAAATAGGCGCGGCGACGGATATATCTATGTCTGA
- a CDS encoding AEC family transporter, translating into MFTQLLSIFIIIASGYGAKKFKVFEQKNASVFINYALCFALPALIFDKIYHVNIDTTLINVIATGFACSMLGAAAIFLACRFLKFNKATTVSAVLLGMFGNTVFMGMPIIKGFFGEDAMNEVIFYDQLATSIPISIFGPFILAFGAPAKVSLVQNVMKVIKFPPFVALILGFLLRGFPLPKVLFDALTLFAQSVVPVALFAIGIGLGFRSIKSCYKSTAVVIAGKMLLAPFIFILVTIVLGVNFGQIWMIGILQCAMPPMVLASAMIMKAELDSQLAVAAVAVGVAFSFISLPLLSYVFSLMA; encoded by the coding sequence ATGTTCACGCAATTATTATCCATTTTTATCATTATCGCTTCGGGCTACGGGGCGAAAAAATTTAAAGTCTTCGAACAAAAAAACGCCTCCGTTTTCATAAACTACGCGCTTTGCTTCGCGCTTCCGGCGCTGATTTTCGATAAAATTTACCACGTAAACATCGACACCACGCTTATCAACGTCATCGCCACGGGTTTTGCTTGTTCAATGCTGGGTGCTGCGGCGATATTTTTGGCGTGCAGATTTTTAAAATTTAACAAAGCCACGACTGTGAGCGCCGTGCTGCTAGGGATGTTTGGAAATACCGTATTTATGGGTATGCCTATCATCAAGGGCTTTTTCGGCGAGGACGCGATGAACGAAGTTATCTTTTACGATCAGTTAGCCACCTCGATCCCGATTAGCATTTTTGGGCCTTTTATCCTGGCTTTCGGCGCTCCGGCGAAGGTTTCGCTCGTGCAAAACGTTATGAAAGTGATCAAATTTCCCCCTTTCGTCGCGCTTATTTTGGGCTTTTTGCTTCGCGGCTTTCCGCTTCCAAAGGTGCTATTTGACGCGCTTACGCTTTTTGCGCAAAGCGTCGTTCCGGTAGCTCTTTTTGCGATAGGCATCGGACTTGGATTTAGGAGCATCAAGAGCTGTTACAAATCAACGGCCGTGGTAATCGCGGGCAAGATGCTGCTAGCGCCTTTTATTTTTATATTAGTCACGATAGTTTTGGGCGTAAATTTCGGTCAAATTTGGATGATAGGCATATTACAGTGCGCCATGCCGCCGATGGTGCTAGCAAGCGCGATGATCATGAAAGCAGAGCTTGATAGCCAGCTAGCAGTAGCTGCCGTAGCCGTGGGAGTGGCGTTTAGCTTTATTAGCCTGCCGCTTTTATCGTACGTTTTTAGCCTGATGGCATAA
- a CDS encoding efflux RND transporter periplasmic adaptor subunit — translation MKKFIKFIVIVAILAGAGYYFYDKNNVPQVDQFIASKAVRGELVKSIESNGEIYATELIDVGAQVGGQIKKLYVKLGDVVKAGDMIAEIDSATQQNNVDTKKAQLGIYEAKLNSAKVALEISKTKFKREQELFAKNATSKEEFENAKNTLAANEASLKEIEAQIVQAKISLNTAQIDLGYTKITAPKGGVVVSVQVEEGQTVNSNQTTPTIVNIADLSKVQLKMEIAEGDITKIKVGSRVEYSILSEPNRKFHARISSIDPGLTTLSNGKYTTTTSSGSTASSSSSSAIYYYAKAIVDNADGTLRIGMTTQNTVILDSAKDAVIVPSIAVKNEDGKSVVYVLKKDKDGLDTAERREVQTGLTDSLKTQILSGVEEGEEVVTKRNSAAEISEMLEQEKRRMGF, via the coding sequence ATGAAGAAATTTATCAAATTTATCGTTATCGTAGCTATTTTGGCGGGTGCGGGCTATTATTTTTACGATAAGAATAACGTCCCGCAAGTCGATCAGTTTATCGCCTCAAAAGCCGTTCGCGGCGAGCTAGTAAAAAGTATCGAAAGTAACGGCGAGATCTATGCTACCGAGCTAATCGACGTAGGCGCACAGGTAGGCGGTCAGATCAAAAAGCTCTACGTAAAGCTCGGCGACGTCGTAAAAGCCGGCGACATGATAGCAGAAATCGACTCCGCGACCCAGCAAAATAACGTAGATACCAAAAAAGCGCAGCTTGGGATTTACGAAGCGAAGTTAAATTCGGCCAAAGTCGCGCTTGAGATTTCAAAGACCAAATTTAAGCGCGAGCAAGAGCTTTTTGCTAAAAACGCAACCTCAAAAGAGGAGTTTGAAAACGCCAAAAATACCTTAGCCGCAAACGAAGCCTCGCTAAAAGAGATTGAGGCGCAAATCGTGCAGGCTAAAATCTCTCTAAACACCGCTCAGATAGATCTTGGCTACACTAAAATCACCGCTCCAAAAGGCGGCGTCGTGGTCTCCGTGCAGGTCGAGGAGGGTCAAACCGTAAACTCAAATCAAACTACGCCCACTATCGTAAATATCGCAGATCTAAGCAAAGTGCAGCTAAAAATGGAGATCGCCGAGGGCGACATCACGAAGATAAAGGTAGGCTCAAGGGTCGAGTACTCGATACTATCCGAGCCGAATCGTAAATTTCACGCGCGTATTAGCTCGATAGATCCGGGGCTAACCACGCTAAGCAACGGCAAATACACCACGACCACAAGCTCCGGCTCGACCGCCTCAAGCTCGAGCAGTTCGGCGATCTACTACTACGCCAAAGCTATCGTGGATAATGCCGATGGCACGCTAAGGATCGGTATGACCACGCAAAATACCGTCATCCTAGATAGCGCTAAAGACGCCGTCATAGTGCCCTCGATAGCCGTCAAAAACGAAGACGGCAAAAGCGTAGTCTACGTGCTAAAAAAGGATAAAGACGGGCTAGATACGGCCGAGCGAAGAGAGGTGCAAACGGGACTAACCGACAGCCTAAAAACTCAAATTTTAAGCGGAGTAGAGGAAGGCGAGGAGGTCGTGACGAAGCGAAACTCGGCGGCTGAAATTAGCGAAATGCTCGAACAAGAAAAAAGAAGAATGGGCTTTTAA
- a CDS encoding MacB family efflux pump subunit yields MIELKNLSKKFKLGDNTFDALKDVNLSIKKGEFIAIIGQSGSGKSTLMNILGCLDNPSGGQYLLEERDISKFEGDELARLRREKFGFIFQRYNLLSTLTTLQNVALPSVYAGISKKDRDKKASELLEGLGLGEKLQNLPNKLSGGQQQRVSIARALINGGEIILADEPTGALDSKSGLMVMEILTNLHKQGHTIIIVTHDPNIAAYANRIIEIKDGKILSDTVKSEEIFASEKPSPKQKNIFSFYKDQFIESFKMSINAILSHKLRSALTMLGIIIGITSVICVVALGQGSQEQILSDIRGIGTNTIDILNGKGFGDMRSERVRNLTVSDAAMLSKQDYLDSVTPNASASGTLTYGNKSASATIRGGSEESLNVMGYKVEAGRVFTAQEVAESASVIVIDQPTREQFFANEDPLGKTVLFNKRPFRIIGVVAKNDNMFADSSTLRTFSTYTAAINKLTGDRHLSSITVKVKDNVNAQIAEQSLTEILTAKHGKKDFFTRNSDTIKKTIEETTRTMTLLISCIAFISLLVGGIGVMNIMLVSVTERTKEIGIRMAIGARQGNILEQFLIEAVLLCLIGGLIGVGTAFGIGYLAENFAPGVKMIFSQTSIVVALAVSSAIGVIFGYMPARSASKLNPIDALTRE; encoded by the coding sequence TTGATAGAACTTAAAAATTTAAGCAAGAAATTTAAGCTCGGCGATAATACCTTTGACGCGCTAAAAGACGTAAATTTGAGCATAAAAAAGGGCGAGTTTATCGCTATCATCGGACAAAGCGGATCGGGTAAATCCACGCTCATGAACATCCTTGGCTGCCTGGATAATCCAAGCGGCGGGCAGTACCTGCTAGAAGAGCGCGACATATCTAAATTTGAAGGCGACGAGCTGGCGCGTTTGCGTAGGGAAAAATTTGGCTTTATCTTTCAGCGCTATAACCTGCTATCTACGCTAACCACGCTGCAAAACGTAGCTTTGCCTAGCGTATATGCGGGCATTTCTAAAAAAGATCGCGATAAAAAAGCGAGCGAGCTTTTAGAAGGGCTCGGTCTTGGCGAAAAGCTGCAAAATCTGCCAAATAAACTTAGCGGTGGGCAGCAGCAGCGAGTCTCGATCGCTAGAGCGCTCATAAACGGCGGCGAGATCATCCTAGCAGACGAGCCTACGGGCGCGCTAGATAGCAAAAGCGGCCTCATGGTGATGGAAATTTTAACGAATTTACACAAGCAAGGCCACACTATCATCATCGTCACGCACGACCCAAATATCGCCGCATACGCAAACCGCATCATCGAGATAAAAGACGGTAAAATTTTGAGCGATACGGTAAAAAGCGAGGAAATTTTCGCCTCCGAAAAACCGTCGCCGAAGCAAAAAAATATCTTTAGCTTTTATAAAGATCAGTTTATCGAGAGCTTTAAAATGTCGATAAACGCGATACTTAGCCACAAACTTCGCTCGGCGCTAACGATGCTTGGCATCATCATCGGCATCACATCGGTCATCTGCGTCGTAGCGCTAGGTCAGGGCTCGCAGGAGCAGATACTCTCCGATATCCGCGGTATCGGTACAAACACGATCGATATCCTAAACGGCAAGGGTTTTGGCGATATGCGCTCGGAACGGGTGAGAAATTTGACCGTTAGCGACGCGGCAATGCTATCTAAGCAAGACTATCTAGATAGCGTGACGCCAAACGCCTCCGCTAGCGGCACGCTCACCTACGGCAACAAATCAGCCTCGGCTACGATTAGGGGCGGCAGCGAGGAGAGCCTAAACGTCATGGGCTACAAGGTAGAGGCCGGGCGGGTATTTACCGCCCAAGAGGTCGCAGAGTCGGCGTCCGTGATCGTGATAGATCAGCCAACTAGGGAGCAGTTTTTCGCAAACGAAGATCCGCTGGGCAAGACCGTGCTTTTTAACAAACGCCCATTTAGGATCATCGGCGTAGTGGCCAAAAACGACAATATGTTTGCCGACTCTAGCACTCTGCGCACGTTTTCTACATACACCGCGGCTATAAACAAACTAACGGGCGATAGGCACCTATCATCTATCACGGTTAAGGTTAAAGATAACGTAAACGCGCAAATCGCCGAGCAGAGTTTAACGGAAATTTTAACCGCCAAGCACGGCAAAAAGGACTTTTTTACTAGAAACTCCGACACGATCAAAAAAACGATCGAGGAGACTACTAGAACCATGACGCTGCTGATCTCTTGTATCGCCTTTATCTCGCTGCTAGTGGGCGGTATCGGCGTGATGAACATCATGCTAGTCTCCGTAACCGAGCGCACTAAGGAAATCGGCATCAGGATGGCGATCGGCGCGCGTCAGGGAAATATCCTCGAGCAGTTTTTGATCGAGGCGGTACTACTGTGTCTTATCGGCGGATTAATCGGCGTCGGGACGGCATTTGGTATCGGCTATCTAGCGGAAAATTTCGCGCCCGGCGTAAAGATGATATTTTCGCAGACTTCTATCGTGGTAGCGCTTGCGGTTTCTAGCGCGATAGGCGTGATATTTGGCTATATGCCGGCTCGCAGCGCCTCAAAACTAAATCCGATCGACGCTCTAACAAGGGAATAA
- a CDS encoding TolC family protein gives MKKTSIILAAFLLGGCAVTQINENYEQILLKEDASADIKINREWWTGYGQARLNELISLALKNNIDLAKSAIAVNKALAQAGVLQADLVPSFNANLGVETGKNIKTGGSWSESYKSGVSLSYEIDLWRKLANSADAAMWEANATKYDLEAARLALINSVADAYFEAKYQKESINLYEKTLKNYEELEAIIKAKFELGKEEELSLKQVKSSVISAKNRILNASKSLDAAEKTLRNLLNVKPEFELNLSGNLSDVSPQGVNLNVPLYVIGARPDLQAAISRIKEALLGVKVSEKNFYPSITVGVGLSGSGDSASEGLKLNFLSGNIAINLPFLNYSKLKSKLKISELEFETMKLNYAQTLTTALNEIDAGYKNLQKDEAVLRNLNENLRNLSSISDIYKLKYDYGKTELKNYLEAQNSLLEGRISLLAQKYKILQDEIGIYKAAAGKAE, from the coding sequence ATGAAAAAAACCTCCATAATCCTAGCCGCCTTTTTGCTTGGCGGCTGCGCGGTAACGCAGATAAACGAAAACTATGAGCAAATTTTGCTAAAAGAGGACGCAAGCGCCGATATAAAGATTAACCGCGAGTGGTGGACGGGCTACGGCCAAGCGCGCCTAAACGAGCTAATCAGCCTCGCGTTAAAAAATAATATAGATCTGGCAAAATCAGCCATAGCCGTAAATAAAGCCCTAGCTCAAGCAGGCGTTTTACAGGCTGATCTCGTGCCTAGCTTTAACGCAAATTTGGGCGTGGAAACTGGTAAAAATATAAAAACGGGCGGCAGCTGGAGTGAAAGCTACAAAAGCGGCGTATCGCTAAGCTACGAGATTGATCTGTGGCGCAAGCTCGCAAACTCCGCAGATGCCGCCATGTGGGAAGCAAACGCGACCAAATACGACCTAGAGGCCGCCAGACTCGCGCTCATTAACTCCGTCGCGGATGCGTATTTTGAAGCGAAATATCAAAAAGAGAGCATAAATCTATACGAAAAGACGCTAAAAAACTACGAGGAGCTTGAAGCCATCATAAAGGCCAAATTTGAGCTCGGCAAAGAAGAGGAGCTAAGCCTAAAACAGGTAAAAAGCTCGGTGATCTCGGCTAAAAATAGAATTTTAAACGCGAGCAAGAGCCTTGACGCGGCGGAAAAAACGCTAAGAAATCTGCTAAACGTTAAGCCCGAGTTTGAGTTAAATTTGAGCGGAAATTTGAGCGATGTCTCGCCGCAGGGCGTAAATTTAAACGTGCCGCTTTACGTTATCGGCGCGCGTCCTGATTTGCAGGCTGCTATCTCGCGCATCAAAGAGGCGCTTTTGGGGGTTAAAGTTAGCGAAAAGAACTTCTACCCAAGCATCACGGTAGGCGTAGGACTTAGCGGTAGCGGAGATAGCGCGAGCGAGGGTCTGAAGCTAAATTTCTTAAGCGGAAATATCGCGATAAATTTACCGTTTTTAAACTACTCTAAGCTTAAATCAAAGTTAAAAATCTCCGAGCTAGAGTTTGAGACGATGAAGCTAAACTACGCGCAGACGCTAACGACCGCGCTAAACGAGATCGACGCCGGCTATAAAAATCTGCAAAAAGACGAGGCGGTTTTGCGAAATTTAAACGAAAATTTGCGAAATCTAAGCTCTATCAGCGACATATATAAGCTCAAATACGACTACGGCAAAACCGAGTTAAAAAACTATCTGGAGGCCCAAAATTCGCTGCTTGAAGGTAGGATCAGCCTGCTAGCTCAAAAATATAAAATTTTGCAAGACGAAATCGGTATCTATAAAGCGGCAGCTGGAAAAGCGGAGTAA
- a CDS encoding CorA family divalent cation transporter, whose product MSERDISGYFYDEECEYVYLVTDGSEQNYKFIFKDDKIYAQDGSESGTEEFIRVVKKITSEFRAKIAEHSAQLESYEKIYAGKRDFTKFIKKHAVLKYEIRKFQNKISHFYEALAICQNERPGLKKQLKNYVYEAGVLKNAACENAARIDDIYAHIQSLKNDKINRNIYILTLLSALFLPLNFITGFFGMNTNGMFLGGFQNGTTIVAGSMLALFAILAGLFCFLGKRRE is encoded by the coding sequence ATGAGCGAGCGCGATATCTCGGGGTACTTTTACGACGAGGAGTGCGAGTACGTCTACCTCGTGACGGACGGCAGCGAACAAAACTATAAATTTATCTTTAAAGATGACAAAATTTACGCCCAGGACGGCAGCGAAAGCGGCACTGAGGAGTTTATCCGCGTAGTAAAAAAGATAACGAGCGAGTTTCGCGCCAAGATCGCCGAGCACTCCGCCCAGCTTGAAAGCTACGAGAAAATCTACGCGGGCAAGAGGGATTTTACTAAATTTATCAAAAAGCACGCGGTATTAAAATACGAAATACGCAAATTTCAAAATAAAATTTCGCACTTTTACGAGGCTCTAGCGATCTGTCAAAACGAAAGACCGGGGCTTAAAAAACAGCTCAAAAACTACGTCTACGAAGCCGGCGTGCTAAAAAACGCAGCCTGTGAAAACGCCGCCAGGATAGACGATATCTACGCGCATATACAGAGCCTAAAAAACGACAAAATCAACCGAAACATCTACATCCTCACGCTGCTTTCGGCGCTATTTTTACCGCTAAATTTTATCACGGGATTTTTCGGGATGAATACGAACGGGATGTTTTTAGGCGGCTTTCAAAACGGCACGACAATCGTCGCTGGATCTATGCTTGCGCTTTTTGCGATACTAGCGGGGCTGTTTTGTTTTCTAGGCAAACGGCGGGAGTAA